One part of the Paenibacillus silvisoli genome encodes these proteins:
- a CDS encoding ABC transporter ATP-binding protein, with protein sequence MTTLQFLLRLITYRKGFYIANAAMWTVIYLVPIAPGLITKEFFDSLTGDDVLKLGTWGIIALLVGAALGRVMLIIMGFMTDVHFRFRMGMMLRRNLLQHVLKQPGARAIPVSPGEAISHFRDDVDQTEEAASWSVDVFGLTCFAAVSSYILIGIDVQMTLLVFLPLVFVVTAAQLATSRLQKYRAASREATSRVTGAISEMFGNVQAIQVAGAEERVIERFRTFNEERRKTMIKDKLMGEALDSIFTNSVNFGIGIILLLAGQKMQSGSFTVGDFSLFVYYLTFVTTFITNVGKFITHFKQMSVALERLTSLLQGASAKVLTLKDALLLRKGERLQAKDATAEAVPKERLDTLSVTGLTYRFPETGRGIEDVRLELKGGSFTVVTGTIGSGKTTLVRTLLGLLPKEAGTILWNGKAVDDPSTFFAPPHSAYSAQIPRMYSDTLRNNILLGQREQGDSLNGAIHNAVMEYDIAHLHHGLETMIGPRGVKLSGGQMQRTAAARMLVRDAQLYVFDDLSSALDVETEQRLWERLFQSRGGATCLVVSHRKAALAHADHIIVMKDGRIEAEGTAEELLRASATFQELWSGDERTADDGAAAAATTAGTVLQSRDAK encoded by the coding sequence ATGACGACCTTGCAGTTTTTGCTTCGACTAATCACGTACCGGAAGGGATTCTATATCGCCAATGCCGCAATGTGGACGGTCATTTATTTGGTGCCGATCGCGCCAGGATTGATTACGAAGGAATTTTTCGACTCGCTTACCGGCGATGATGTGCTGAAACTAGGTACCTGGGGCATTATCGCGCTGCTGGTCGGCGCCGCTTTAGGCCGCGTCATGCTCATTATTATGGGCTTCATGACCGACGTGCATTTCCGCTTCCGGATGGGCATGATGCTCCGCCGCAACCTGCTGCAGCATGTGCTGAAGCAGCCGGGCGCGCGGGCGATTCCCGTCTCGCCGGGCGAGGCGATCAGCCATTTCCGCGATGACGTGGACCAGACGGAGGAGGCGGCCAGCTGGTCGGTCGACGTGTTCGGCCTTACCTGCTTCGCGGCGGTATCGAGCTATATTCTGATCGGCATCGACGTGCAGATGACGCTGCTCGTGTTTCTGCCGCTCGTCTTCGTCGTGACGGCGGCGCAGCTGGCGACCTCGCGGCTGCAGAAATACCGCGCGGCCAGCCGGGAAGCGACCTCCCGCGTGACGGGCGCGATCAGCGAAATGTTCGGCAACGTGCAGGCCATTCAGGTGGCCGGCGCGGAGGAGCGCGTCATCGAGCGGTTCCGCACCTTCAATGAAGAGCGGCGTAAGACGATGATCAAGGATAAGCTGATGGGCGAGGCGCTGGATTCGATTTTTACGAACTCGGTCAACTTCGGCATCGGCATCATCTTGCTGCTGGCCGGGCAGAAGATGCAGTCCGGCTCCTTCACGGTCGGCGATTTCTCGTTGTTCGTCTACTATTTAACCTTCGTCACGACGTTCATTACGAACGTGGGCAAGTTCATTACCCATTTCAAGCAGATGAGCGTGGCGCTGGAGCGGCTGACGTCGCTGCTGCAAGGCGCATCGGCCAAGGTTCTGACGCTGAAGGACGCGCTGCTGCTTCGCAAGGGCGAGCGGCTGCAGGCGAAGGATGCGACGGCGGAAGCTGTGCCGAAGGAGCGGCTCGACACGCTGTCGGTGACCGGCTTGACCTATCGCTTTCCGGAAACGGGCAGAGGGATCGAGGATGTGCGGCTGGAGCTGAAAGGCGGCTCGTTCACCGTCGTGACGGGCACGATCGGCTCCGGGAAAACGACGCTTGTCCGCACGCTGCTCGGCCTGCTGCCGAAGGAAGCCGGGACCATTCTGTGGAACGGGAAGGCGGTCGACGATCCGAGCACGTTCTTCGCGCCGCCGCATAGCGCGTATTCGGCGCAAATTCCGCGCATGTACAGCGATACGCTGCGCAACAATATTTTGCTGGGGCAGCGGGAGCAGGGGGATTCGCTGAATGGGGCGATCCATAATGCGGTGATGGAGTACGATATCGCGCATTTGCACCACGGCTTGGAGACGATGATCGGCCCGCGCGGCGTGAAGCTTTCCGGCGGTCAGATGCAGCGGACGGCGGCCGCGCGCATGCTCGTGCGCGACGCGCAGCTGTACGTGTTCGACGACTTGTCGAGCGCGCTTGACGTGGAGACGGAGCAGCGGCTGTGGGAGCGGTTGTTCCAAAGCCGGGGCGGCGCGACCTGTCTGGTCGTATCGCACCGCAAAGCGGCGCTGGCCCATGCCGATCATATCATCGTCATGAAGGATGGCCGCATCGAAGCGGAAGGGACGGCGGAGGAGCTGCTGCGCGCAAGCGCGACCTTCCAGGAGCTGTGGAGCGGGGACGAGCGGACG
- a CDS encoding ABC transporter ATP-binding protein, which produces MKRDPSRESRKHYSDLLRRYLLPQKRTLSGLAVLLVLSIGLQLVNPQIIRFFIDTAQAEGDLQPLLVAALLFIGFSLAQGAISVGASYVSENLGWKTTNVLRGDLAAHCLSLDMPFHKSQTSGAIIERVDGDVNALANFFSSMIIHLVGNFLLMVGILFLLFKENWLIGAGMTVFVGAAIFIIQRIRRLASPLWKEWRQANAEMYGFIGEQLEGTEDIRANGASVFVMNRFYGMLQKMLPMRVKAFLGFGSMWGTTIILFALGNAMAFAISAYLWKAGSISLGTVYLIFYYTELLTKPIEKIRTQIEDLQKADASISRIRALLDTRSSIADGPGAALPQDALGVRFDDVTFRYEDGTGEPTLDSLRLELKPGEVLGLLGRTGSGKSTLARLLLRFYDPQEGAVLLGGTDIRELKLSQLRKRVALVTQNIEIMEGSIRDNLTFYDASIPESRIVAVLDQLGLTSWYESMPEGLDTKLASGGGSLSAGEAQLLAFARVFLTNPGLVIMDEASSRLDPLTEQRIEQAISTLLAERSCIIIAHRLATVQRADQILILENGRVIESGRRTELAADPGSRFSSMLATGLEEVLA; this is translated from the coding sequence ATGAAAAGGGATCCATCGCGCGAGTCGCGCAAGCACTACTCGGACCTGCTCCGGCGTTATCTGCTCCCGCAGAAGCGGACGCTGTCCGGCCTTGCCGTACTGCTGGTGCTATCGATCGGCCTGCAGCTCGTCAATCCGCAAATTATTCGTTTCTTCATTGATACCGCGCAAGCGGAGGGGGACCTCCAGCCGCTTCTCGTCGCGGCCTTATTGTTTATCGGCTTCTCGCTCGCGCAAGGCGCGATATCCGTAGGCGCTTCTTACGTCAGCGAAAATCTCGGCTGGAAAACGACGAACGTGCTGCGCGGCGATTTGGCGGCGCACTGCTTGTCGCTCGATATGCCGTTTCATAAGTCGCAAACGTCGGGCGCCATTATCGAACGGGTGGACGGCGACGTGAATGCGCTGGCGAACTTTTTCTCGAGCATGATCATTCATCTGGTCGGCAATTTTTTGCTGATGGTCGGCATTCTGTTTCTGTTGTTTAAGGAGAATTGGCTGATCGGGGCGGGCATGACGGTGTTCGTCGGCGCGGCGATCTTCATTATACAGCGGATTCGCCGGCTCGCTTCGCCGCTCTGGAAGGAGTGGCGTCAGGCAAACGCCGAAATGTACGGGTTCATCGGCGAGCAGCTGGAAGGGACGGAGGATATTCGCGCGAACGGCGCATCCGTCTTCGTGATGAACCGGTTTTACGGCATGCTGCAAAAGATGCTTCCTATGCGCGTCAAAGCGTTTCTCGGCTTCGGATCGATGTGGGGGACGACGATCATCCTGTTCGCGCTGGGCAACGCGATGGCGTTCGCGATCAGCGCGTATTTATGGAAGGCGGGCTCGATTTCGCTTGGCACCGTGTACTTGATTTTCTATTACACGGAGCTGCTGACGAAGCCGATCGAGAAAATCCGCACGCAAATCGAGGATTTGCAAAAGGCGGACGCGAGCATCTCCCGCATCCGGGCGCTGCTCGATACGCGCTCGTCGATCGCCGACGGTCCGGGGGCTGCGCTCCCGCAAGACGCGCTTGGCGTGCGGTTCGACGACGTCACCTTCCGCTACGAGGACGGCACGGGCGAGCCGACGCTGGATTCGCTCCGGCTGGAGCTGAAGCCCGGCGAGGTGCTCGGCCTGCTCGGCCGGACGGGGAGCGGCAAGTCGACGCTCGCGCGGCTGCTTCTGCGGTTCTACGATCCGCAGGAGGGCGCGGTGCTGCTCGGCGGAACGGACATCCGCGAGCTGAAGCTGAGCCAGCTTCGCAAACGGGTCGCGCTGGTGACGCAAAACATCGAAATCATGGAAGGCTCCATCCGGGACAACTTGACCTTCTACGACGCGTCCATCCCGGAATCTCGCATCGTCGCGGTGCTGGATCAGCTTGGATTGACGAGCTGGTATGAATCGATGCCGGAGGGACTGGATACGAAGCTGGCCTCCGGGGGCGGCAGCCTGTCCGCCGGCGAAGCGCAGCTGCTGGCGTTCGCCCGCGTGTTTCTGACGAATCCGGGGCTCGTCATTATGGATGAAGCGTCGTCGCGGCTCGACCCGTTGACGGAGCAGCGGATCGAGCAGGCAATCAGCACGCTGCTGGCCGAACGCTCTTGCATCATCATCGCTCACCGGCTCGCAACCGTGCAGCGCGCCGATCAGATTCTTATCTTGGAGAACGGCCGCGTCATCGAGTCCGGAAGAAGAACGGAGCTCGCGGCAGACCCCGGCTCTCGCTTCAGCAGCATGCTGGCGACAGGGCTTGAGGAGGTGCTTGCATGA